In one Bufo gargarizans isolate SCDJY-AF-19 chromosome 11, ASM1485885v1, whole genome shotgun sequence genomic region, the following are encoded:
- the LOC122921349 gene encoding olfactory receptor 5A2-like gives MGYSNTTFVTEFILLAFSEFHQYQILLFTIILFTYIVCIAGNMTIVLLVIVNQSLHVPMYYFISVFSAEEMLLVSVVFPKLLSNLIADDQKISFVGCFVQVYSYLTLGQVESFCIMIMAYDRHLAINKPLHYIVIMSRTLCIGLTILPWFFSLSSSLIVTLFTMFLDFCGPNEINHFFCDVGPLQSLACSDRYLYITSTVTTTAAAIASVVPFMITFGVYTKIVMTVFKIRSSSGKQKAFSTCSSHLIVAMLLYIAAFVIYLRPYDRQRDKYYSLFYFLVIPVVNPFIYALRNREVKNVLKTILNFNAN, from the coding sequence ATGGGATACAGCAACACAACCTTTGTGACAGAATTCATCCTTTTGGCTTTCTCCGAGTTCCATCAGTATCAGATTTTACTTTTTACTATTATCTTATTTACATACATTGTTTGTATTGCTGGAAATATGACTATCGTTCTGCTGGTCATAGTGAACCAGTCTCTCCATGTGCCCATGTATTATTTTATTAGCGTATTTTCAGCTGAAGAAATGTTGCTTGTATCTGTTGTATTTCCAAAGCTGTTATCCAACCTGATAGCAGATGATCAGAAAATATCTTTTGTAGGTTGTTTTGTACAGGTGTATTCATATCTTACTTTGGGACAAGTGGAAAGTTTTTGCATCATGATAATGGCCTACGATAGGCACTTGGCCATTAACAAGCCATTGCATTATATAGTTATTATGAGTCGGACCCTCTGCATAGGACTGACGATTCTTCCATGGTTTTTTAGCTTGTCTAGCTCTTTAATTGTGACTCTGTTTACAATGTTTTTGGATTTTTGTGGCCCTAATGAAATCAACCATTTCTTCTGTGATGTAGGACCATTGCAGAGTCTGGCATGTTCAGATAGATACCTGTACATCACCAGTACAGTGACAACCACAGCTGCCGCCATAGCATCTGTTGTCCCATTCATGATAACTTTTGGGGTCTATACCAAAATAGTTATGACTGTTTTCAAGATAAGGAGTTCTTCTGGCAAGCAAAAAGCTTTCTCCACGTGTTCATCTCATCTTATAGTAGCCATGTTACTTTATATCGCAGCCTTTGTTATCTACCTTAGACCTTATGACAGACAACGTGATAAATATTATTCTCTCTTTTACTTTCTCGTTATTCCAGTAGTCAACCCTTTTATATATGCCTTACGGAATAGGGAAGTGAAAAATGTTCTAAAAACAATCTTGAATTTCAATGCTAACTAA